Proteins encoded by one window of Arachis ipaensis cultivar K30076 chromosome B04, Araip1.1, whole genome shotgun sequence:
- the LOC107637356 gene encoding receptor-like protein kinase ANXUR2, whose protein sequence is MVLKCLCFGDSKKEKNYSTVIEELCHRFSFEDLRKSTNNFDDKLVIGWSPFGDKVYKGCLKHNDAATDHTITLKVMVPQYPIQGSLEFKKEIEYEYMANGSLGDYLRDRNRNNQPLSWKKRLDICIGVARALHYLHSGAKLAIIHPDINPSNILLDKNMMPKLTNFGISLQGGLSTLKPKQIKVDMIVGTSALMAPEYAIHEHSLEETMDPILKGKIAPECWQVFTSVIQSCLEYEADKRPTMGEVEVLLEHALSLQQQADIIRNVGRYTLSSTTPCYCRERYNDHESLPR, encoded by the exons ATGGTCCTCAAATGTTTATGCTTTGGTGATTCAAAGAAGGAGAAAAATTATTCGACAGTAATAGAAGAGCTATGCCATCGATTTTCCTTTGAAGATCTTAGAAAATCAACCAACAACTTTGACGATAAACTAGTAATTGGGTGGTCACCCTTTGGTGATAAGGTATACAAAGGTTGTCTCAAACATAATGATGCTGCAACTGATCATACCATTACATTGAAGGTGATGGTGCCTCAATACCCCATCCAAGGTTCACTTGAATTCAAGAAGGAAATTGAGTATGAGTACATGGCCAATGGATCACTTGGTGATTACTTGAGAGATAGGAATAGGAATAACCAACCACTTTCATGGAAGAAAAGACTAGACATCTGCATTGGAGTAGCACGTGCTCTACACTACCTTCACTCAGGAGCCAAGCTTGCTATCATTCATCCTGATATAAATCCAAGTAATATTCTTTTGGATAAGAATATGATGCCCAAACTTACAAATTTTGGGATATCATTGCAGGGAGGGCTCTCTACATTGAAGCCAAAGCAAATCAAAGTAGATATGATTGTAGGTACATCTGCATTGATGGCTCCGGAGTATGCTATACACG AGCACAGTCTTGAGGAGACAATGGATCCAATTCTGAAAGGAAAGATTGCGCCAGAATGTTGGCAAGTATTCACTAGTGTCATACAAAGTTGCTTGGAGTACGAAGCAGATAAGCGACCAACAATGGGGGAAGTAGAGGTATTGCTTGAGCATGCTCTCTCATTGCAGCAACAAGCTGATATTATAAGGAATGTTGGTCGCTATACCTTATCATCCACTACCCCTTGTTATTGTCGAGAGCGATATAATGATCATGAATCACTACCCAGATAG